The proteins below are encoded in one region of Pseudomonas entomophila L48:
- a CDS encoding arsenic transporter, producing MLIAIAVFVFTLVLVIWQPKGLGVGWSAALGALIALAAGAVSLQDIPTVWAIVWNATTTFIAVIIISLLLDEAGFFEWAALHVARWANGSGHRLLAFCVLLGAAVSALFANDGAALILTPIVMSMLLALRFSPAATLAFVMAAGFIADTASLPLVVSNLVNIVSADYFDLGFAEYASVMVPVNLASVCATLVVVWLFFRRDLPRHYALDALKAPEAAIHDRATFVVGGWSLLVLLVGLFALEPLGIPVSAVAAVCAAMLFAVAARGHRISTRRVLREAPWHVVVFSLGMYLVVYGLKNAGLTDLLTQLLDRLAEHGLWSATLGTGLLAALLSSVMNNLPSVLVGALSIQASAAEGVVREAMIYANVIGCDLGPKITPIGSLATLLWLHVLERKGMRITWGYYFKVGLLLTLPVLLITLSALALRLSL from the coding sequence ATGCTGATCGCAATCGCGGTATTCGTCTTCACCCTGGTGCTGGTGATCTGGCAACCAAAGGGCCTGGGTGTGGGTTGGAGCGCGGCCCTTGGCGCACTGATCGCCCTGGCCGCCGGCGCAGTGTCCCTGCAAGATATCCCGACCGTTTGGGCCATCGTCTGGAACGCCACGACCACCTTCATCGCGGTGATCATCATCAGCCTGCTGCTGGACGAAGCCGGCTTCTTCGAATGGGCGGCGCTGCACGTGGCGCGCTGGGCCAATGGCAGCGGCCACCGCCTGCTCGCCTTCTGCGTGCTGCTGGGCGCGGCGGTGTCGGCGCTGTTCGCCAACGACGGTGCCGCGCTGATCCTCACCCCGATCGTCATGTCGATGCTGCTGGCCCTGCGCTTCTCCCCCGCCGCCACCCTGGCCTTCGTCATGGCCGCCGGCTTCATCGCCGACACCGCCAGCCTGCCGCTGGTGGTCTCCAACCTGGTGAACATCGTCTCAGCGGACTATTTCGACCTCGGCTTTGCCGAGTACGCCTCGGTGATGGTGCCGGTGAACCTGGCCAGTGTCTGCGCCACCCTGGTGGTGGTGTGGCTGTTCTTTCGCCGCGACCTGCCGCGGCACTACGCGCTCGATGCATTGAAGGCCCCCGAGGCGGCGATCCATGATCGCGCCACCTTCGTGGTCGGTGGCTGGAGCCTGCTGGTGCTGCTGGTCGGGCTGTTCGCCCTGGAGCCTCTGGGCATCCCGGTGAGCGCGGTAGCCGCAGTGTGCGCGGCGATGCTGTTCGCGGTCGCCGCCCGTGGCCACCGCATCTCCACCCGGCGCGTGCTGCGCGAAGCGCCCTGGCACGTGGTGGTCTTCTCGCTGGGCATGTACCTGGTGGTCTACGGCCTGAAGAACGCCGGCCTCACCGACCTGCTCACCCAGTTGCTCGACCGCCTGGCCGAACACGGCCTGTGGAGCGCCACCCTGGGCACCGGCCTGCTCGCCGCGCTGTTGTCGTCGGTGATGAACAACCTGCCCAGCGTGCTGGTCGGCGCCCTGTCGATCCAGGCCAGCGCCGCCGAGGGCGTGGTGCGCGAGGCGATGATCTACGCCAACGTCATCGGCTGCGACCTCGGCCCCAAGATCACCCCTATCGGCAGCCTTGCCACCCTGCTCTGGCTGCATGTGCTGGAGCGCAAGGGCATGCGCATCACCTGGGGTTACTACTTCAAGGTCGGCCTGCTACTGACCCTGCCGGTGCTGTTGATCACCCTTTCGGCCCTGGCCCTGCGCCTGAGCCTCTGA
- a CDS encoding metalloregulator ArsR/SmtB family transcription factor, with translation MISPPQVFKCLADETRARATLLIAQLGELCVCELMCALDDSQPKVSRHLAQLRNCGVLKDRRQGQWVYYRLDPQLPGWVHDMLQLTLQANQAWLHENATRLQHMDGRPVRAASCC, from the coding sequence ATGATCAGCCCACCCCAAGTCTTCAAGTGCCTCGCCGACGAAACCCGCGCCCGCGCCACCCTGCTCATCGCCCAGCTGGGCGAGCTGTGCGTGTGCGAGCTGATGTGCGCCCTCGACGACAGCCAACCCAAGGTCAGCCGCCACCTCGCCCAACTGCGCAACTGTGGCGTGCTCAAGGACCGCCGCCAGGGCCAGTGGGTCTACTACCGTCTCGACCCGCAGCTCCCTGGCTGGGTGCACGACATGCTGCAACTGACCCTCCAGGCCAACCAGGCCTGGCTGCACGAAAATGCCACCCGCCTGCAGCACATGGACGGCCGCCCGGTGCGCGCCGCCAGTTGCTGTTGA